Proteins found in one Vulpes vulpes isolate BD-2025 chromosome 13, VulVul3, whole genome shotgun sequence genomic segment:
- the NDUFV2 gene encoding NADH dehydrogenase [ubiquinone] flavoprotein 2, mitochondrial, translating into MFFSAALRAKAAGLTAQWGRYIRNLHKTAVQNGAGGALFVHRDTPENNPDTPFDFTPENYKRIEAIIKNYPEGHKAAAVLPVLDLAQRQNGWLPISAMNKVAEVLQVPPMRVYEVATFYTMYNRKPVGKYHIQVCTTTPCMLRNSDSILEAIQKKLGIKVGETTPDKLFTLIEVECLGACVNAPMVQINDNYYEDLTPKDIEEIIDELKAGKIPKPGPRSGRFSCEPAGGLTSLTEPPKGPGFGVQVGL; encoded by the exons ggGAGATATATAAGGAACTTACATAAGACAGCTGTACAGAATGGAGCTGGAGGAGCCTTATTTGTG CACAGAGATACTCCTGAGAATAACCCAGATACTCCATTTGATTTCACACCAGAAAACTATAAG AGGATAGAGGCAATTATAAAAAACTATCCAGAAGGACATAAAGCAGCAGCTGTGCTTCCAGTCCTGGATTTAGCCCAAAGACAGAATGGATGGCTGCCCATCTCTGCTATGAACAAG gtTGCAGAAGTTTTACAAGTACCTCCAATGAGAGTATATGAAGTAGCAACTTTTTATACAATGTATAATCGAAAGCCAGTTGGAAAATATCACATTCAAGTCTGCACTACTACTCCTTGCATGCTTCGAAACTCTGACAGCATACTGGAGGCCATTCAGAAAAAGCTTG gaataaaGGTTGGGGAGACTACACCTGATAAACTTTTCACTCTTATAGAGGTGGAATGTTTAGGGGCCTGTGTAAATGCACCAATGGTTCAAATAAATGACAACTACTAT gAGGATCTGACACCTAAGGATATTGAAGAAATTATTGATGAGCTCAAAGCTGGCAAAATTCCAAAACCTGGGCCAAG GAGTGGACGCTTCTCTTGTGAGCCAGCCGGAGGTCTTACGTctttgactgaaccacccaaaggACCTGGCTTTGGTGTGCAAGTGGgactttaa